Within Campylobacter jejuni, the genomic segment AAATCTTATCTATATAGCACTTTGTGGAGCTTTGTTTTTACTTGTTTGCGATATCATTTCAAGACTTGTCATCTTTCCTTTTGAAATGCCTTTAAGTATCACTACAGGTGTTTTAGGATCTTTAATCTTTATCTTTCTTTTGCTAAAAAGGAAAGCTTATGCGTAAAAAAATGCTGATTTTAAGCTTTTTAACACTTAGTATGATAGGGATTTTTATACTTGTGGGTTTAAATGGCTTTGATGAGTATGCCTTAAAAAGTCGTTTTTTACAAATTGCAGCTATTATCATAGTAGCTATTTGTATCGCTGTTTCAACAGTAATCTTTCAAACTTTATGCAATAACAAAATTCTAACCCCTGCTATCATAGGATTAGATTCTTTATATATGTTACTTCAAAGTGCTCTTATCTTTTCTTTTGGTGCAGCTAATTTAAGTGTTTATAAAAACGATATCAATTTTTTAATCACTCTAGTTTGTATGGTGGTTTTTTCACTAGGACTTTATAAAATTTTATTTAGTAGCGATAGAAGTATTTATCTTATCATGCTTTTAGGCTTAGTTTTTGGAACACTTTTTAGCACTTTAAGCTCTTTTTTTGAAGTATTAATCGACCCTGATGAATTCATGGTAATACAAGGAAGAATGTTTGCTAGTTTCGATAATATTGCTTTTGATGTTTTAATTCTTGCTTATATCATTAGCTTTTTAAGTTTTATATGGATTTTTCGCTATATGAAATTTTTAGATCCTTTAAATTTAGGCAAAGATTTAGCGATAAATTTAGGGATAAATTATCAAAAAATTTCAAAACAATTGATGATTATCATAGCTATTTTAACTTCTATTAGCACCGCACTTGTAGGTCCTATAACCTTTTTAGGGCTTTTGGTGGTAAATATCACTTATGAACTATTTAAAACTGCAAAGCATAGTATTTTGCTAAGCGCTTGTATACTTATTAGTATTTTGGCTTTGCTTGGAGGGGTGTTTTTTGTCTCTAGAGTTTTTGATTATAATGCCACTATAAGCATGGTTATTAATTTCTTAGGTGGGATATATTTTATCTATCTTGTATTAAAGGGTAATAAATTATGATTAAACTAAAAAATATCACCAAATTTTATGATAATAAAGTCATTATTTCAGATCTTAGCCTTGATTTTCATAAAGGCAAAATCACTTCTATAATAGGAGCCAATGGCGCTGGAAAATCCACTCTTTTAGCTCTAGCAAGTCGTTTGATAAAACCTAGTAGTGGAGAAATTTATATCGATGGAATGAATTTAAAAAATTATAAAGAGCAAATCTTAGCACAAAAAATTTCCATTCTCAAACAACAAAACAATATCAATTTAAGATTAAAAGTTGAAGAACTAGTCGCTTTTGGGCGTTTTCCGCATTCTCAAGGAAGACTTAATACAAACGATAAAATCAAAATCAATGAAGCTTTAGAATACATGGAACTTAGCAACTTAAGAAATGAATTTTTAGATACATTAAGCGGCGGACAAAAACAAAGAGCTTTTATAGCCATGATCATCGCTCAGGATACTGAATTTATAATGTTTGATGAACCTTTGAACAATCTTGATATGAAGCATAGCGTACAAATCATGCAACTAATGAAAAATTTAGTCAAAGACTTTAACAAAAGTATAGCTGTTGTATTACATGATATTAATTTTGCTTCGATTTATTCTGATGAAATCATAGCCTTAAAAGATGGGAAGCTTTTAAAACAAGGCTCAAAAGATGAAATCATCAATCAAGAAAATTTAAAACAAATTTATGATATGGATATACCCGTAAGTCAAATTAATGGTAAGAAAATTTGTATTTATTTTTAAAAAGGAGAAAATATGAAAAAATCTTTAGTTTTTGCATTTTTTGCATTTTTTTTAAGTCTAATCTTAACAGCTTGTAATTCAAACTCAAATGAAAACAACGCAAGTTCTACAATAAAAACCAACACTGCTACGGTGAAAGTTTTGCCTATTAGTATGAGCGATGAGGGTGATAGTTTTTTAGTGAAGGATAGTCTAGGAGAAAATAAAATCCCTAAAAATCCTTCTAAGGTAGTGATCTTAGATCTTGGAATTTTAGATACTTTTGATGCTTTAAAATTAAATGATAAAGTCGCGGGCGTTCCTGCTAAAAATTTACCAAAATACCTACAACAATTTAAAAACAAACCTAGTGTAGGTGGAGTACAACAAGTTGATTTTGAAGCCATTAATGCTTTAAAACCTGATCTTATCATCATTTCTGGACGCCAAAGTAAATTTTATGATAAGTTAAAAGAAATAGCTCCAACTTTATTTGTAGGTCTTGATAATGCAAATTTTTTAAGCTCTTTTGAAAACAATGTCTTAAGCGTTGCAAAACTTTATGGTTTAGAAAAAGAAGCTTTGGAAAAAATTTCAGATATTAAAAATGAAATTGAAAAAGCCAAAAGTATAGTTGATGAAGATAAAAAAGCTCTTATCATTCTTACAAATTCTAACAAAATTTCAGCCTTTGGTCCTCAATCTCGCTTTGAGATTATTCACGATGTTTTAGGGATTAACGCAGTAGATGAGAATATAAAAGTAGGCACTCACGGCAAAAGTATCAATTCTGAATTTATACTAGAAAAAAATCCTGATTATATTTTTGTTATTGATAGAAATATCATTGTAGGCAACAAAGAACGCGCTCAAGGCATACTCGATAATGCACTTGTCGCTAAAACCAAAGCAGCACAAAACAAAAAGATCA encodes:
- the ceuD gene encoding ABC transporter ATP-binding protein; this encodes MIKLKNITKFYDNKVIISDLSLDFHKGKITSIIGANGAGKSTLLALASRLIKPSSGEIYIDGMNLKNYKEQILAQKISILKQQNNINLRLKVEELVAFGRFPHSQGRLNTNDKIKINEALEYMELSNLRNEFLDTLSGGQKQRAFIAMIIAQDTEFIMFDEPLNNLDMKHSVQIMQLMKNLVKDFNKSIAVVLHDINFASIYSDEIIALKDGKLLKQGSKDEIINQENLKQIYDMDIPVSQINGKKICIYF
- the ceuC gene encoding iron chelate uptake ABC transporter family permease subunit, coding for MRKKMLILSFLTLSMIGIFILVGLNGFDEYALKSRFLQIAAIIIVAICIAVSTVIFQTLCNNKILTPAIIGLDSLYMLLQSALIFSFGAANLSVYKNDINFLITLVCMVVFSLGLYKILFSSDRSIYLIMLLGLVFGTLFSTLSSFFEVLIDPDEFMVIQGRMFASFDNIAFDVLILAYIISFLSFIWIFRYMKFLDPLNLGKDLAINLGINYQKISKQLMIIIAILTSISTALVGPITFLGLLVVNITYELFKTAKHSILLSACILISILALLGGVFFVSRVFDYNATISMVINFLGGIYFIYLVLKGNKL
- the ceuB gene encoding enterochelin ABC transporter substrate-binding protein CeuB, with product MKKSLVFAFFAFFLSLILTACNSNSNENNASSTIKTNTATVKVLPISMSDEGDSFLVKDSLGENKIPKNPSKVVILDLGILDTFDALKLNDKVAGVPAKNLPKYLQQFKNKPSVGGVQQVDFEAINALKPDLIIISGRQSKFYDKLKEIAPTLFVGLDNANFLSSFENNVLSVAKLYGLEKEALEKISDIKNEIEKAKSIVDEDKKALIILTNSNKISAFGPQSRFEIIHDVLGINAVDENIKVGTHGKSINSEFILEKNPDYIFVIDRNIIVGNKERAQGILDNALVAKTKAAQNKKIIYLDPEYWYLASGNGLESLKTMILEIKNAVK